In Gadus chalcogrammus isolate NIFS_2021 chromosome 1, NIFS_Gcha_1.0, whole genome shotgun sequence, the sequence AGGAAAGTTCTCTTGAAGCATCAGTCTAGCCAAACCTTTCTTTAACTCTGCGCTAACATGTTAGAAAGGATTTACACACATACTTTGAGTCTGAGAAGAACCCAGAGAAGCGCTGGGGCCTGCTGAGGGGCTGCGCAACAACCAAACAGGTCAGTAGTCAGGATCACATCAAAAGATCTCCATTATAAAACTGTACACAAACAGTCGCAGTTTAATATGCCATTGTCCTATTTGCTTTCCCAGGGCACCCTGAAGAAGGGCCAGCACTTTGAGAAAGAGATCATGCTGCAGTACTGCTACCCTCGGCTCGATGTGAATGTCAGCAAAGGGGTTAACCATTTGTTGAAGAGCCCCTTCAGTGTTCATCCCAAAACGGGTAAGGAAAGATGTTGTAGAGTGGCCCGACACAAGATAGAGTTGTGCAATGAAGTTGCTTTGACCAATAATAACGTGTGGTCTCTCTACTGTGACTAGGGCGCATCTCCGTTCCCATTGACCTTAGGCAATTGGATAAGTTTGATCCGTTTGATGTACCCACAATCAGGTAGGCATTCTTCACCTTTGTCTTCAAAATGACAATTCTTCAGACTTTTCTTGGTAGAGTTTACATATGTACAGTATTAATATCTGCAGACTGTAGACATTTCTTTCGGATTATTCAACCAAACCAAggcaatttgtatttttttgtttacttaATCCGTCTTCATTTTATTACGATTCATGTATGAACCAAATATTACATTTCTGAGCCATTAAGAAGCAATTTTTTGGTATTGGTACTTAATACACTAATTAAACAATTACTTGAATACCAACTACATTAACTGCGGAATCCACTTATCATTGCAGCACAAATGCATTTAAACATTGGCATTTTCATTGTTTTACTTTTAACTCATTAACACAGATTCACATTCCTCAAATGTATTTCTGACATTGCTGAAAGCTGATCTATTGATACTACGTCTTTATTTTTAAACGTCACGCTAGTCTTATTTGCGCGGAACTGGATCGAcccagggtgggggaggaggaagagcaggtgcCTAAGGAGAAGGACAGTGATATAGATGCAGCGGAGAGACGAAGGATTAGAGGTACAATACAGCATGTTCTACATTTTCTTTGGAATGATTCATGAACACACAAATTGATTTGCTATTATCACTGAATAATTCTAAACAGATTACAAACGGACGAGCCTAGCAAAATACGTGAAGGTTTTGGATCAGTTCCTGGACGGAGTGGCCCTGTCCAACAGAGGAGAACTGCTGAAGAAGAGTGGTGGGTTTGAGACCAAGATGGTGTCGGCACCTGAAGCAAGAGTTATTTTGCATGATGGCGATTTTCTTGtttttcattgttgttttttattctgcaGATCTTCAAAAGGATTTCTGATTGACCCTCACCCATCCGCGTCACCAATAAAATTCCATGCATCTTGTTGTATAGATCATATTTGTTATAAATTGTTTTGTTGCTTTTTTCTACCACATAAATACTGAATACACGTCCTGTATCattgttgttcttgttttacTTGTGGATGGTTTTACGGACATGTGTTTATACACAGCATTCTaacattgcattttttttaaatgtggtaCTGGAACACTTAAATGAAATCCTACATACagtaaaccaaaaaaatatcatTGTATTGACAAGATCTCTTAGTTGAAACCTTGTTTAAACAGCTCTTTATCATGCGGTATTGGACGACTACAACAACTCAACCTAGTATCCTCAAAGCATGTTAATGTTCTGTCTTGGAAATATTAATCGTAGCTATAATATCAAATGATATATAAATTACAGTAACCTTGTTTTTGTAATTACTAGTCAATTGATAAGTCATGTGTATGCATTCTCCCTGAACCTAGAGATACCTCCCTTCCTCTAATTGAAAGGTATTCAGGTGGTTTGCATTAGCATTGCCACTGTAGCCACAAAGTCTAATACTGGGGCATGCCAATCTACTGACTTATTTTGTTAAGATTCTTTTAACTGTCTTGCTGACATGACTGTCCACTTCCCCCATAGTGTATTACAAATTAACTTTTAATCTCGCCTGCCACGGCTGAATTCAGCCATCACCAATCCTAAACTCTTCACGATGgtcactctccccctcacctttgTTTTGTTACTGCCCACGATGTTTTGTTACTGCCCACAATGAATCATGCACATCCATTGTCTCATTGAATAAATGCTTGGTCAATTGCTGCCTGTATTTTCCCTTGATCATGCTGTAAAATCCAATTATTTAGCTGTCAAGTGTCCTAAAATAAGTTTTAAGTACACAACTCTAACTACTATCATCCAACCATCCAACAAACATCTGGTGCATTATGAACTCATTCTGAAATAATTAAGCTATCGCTCTTTGCaacattcaaaataaaacatttatattttccaTCAGGAAGCTGGGGGCCTGTATGGATGTAGTTGGATTTTATTTCGTTTCAAGattatgtttatttgtattttagttATCAAACAACTTTATTATACATTTCTCTAATATCCTTGTCATGTGTATTTGTTGGATTCAGTATGTGTAGCTGAGTCGTATTAActtaaaattatttaaaaaaaataggttAACCAAAAAAAGTCACATTACAAGACAGGACATTACCGCCCTTGAAGGGTATCGCTTGGCGATGATAGATTTAAGTAGAATACcgaataaattgaaaataactggaagtaatcacaaaaaaatatttcgaaatgtaatgaaattgaattgaaatcaaAGTTAATTCAAGGTTATCTTCTAAACATAATCACAACAAATGGCATACCTTTAATACAAGCTTTCAATGTGCACAAGAATTTCACCCGGAATAAGATTGAACTGCTAAACCGGATATTACGGCGAGCGAGGGGTCAACAGTTCTCTCTCACAGCCATCTTGGATATACCATCTGAGTCGGTAAGTGTCTCTGACAacaatctaatctaatctggtTGTTTAATACATGTTTATGTTTTTCTGATATACGTAACATCTCTCTAATAAATAAAGGCTACCTTCCCATgtagttatttttgttttccaAGTCACCCATAGTCGGATAGGCTTGTTGTATCGCCGACCATTGGCCCAAAATGGGGGAACATGACTTGAGTTTCCTAGGCATGGAGCCTTGTTCATGACAAACGTTAAGCTTGACCACTACTTACGTTTAATACACGACTGTAGTGTTTAGAAGTCAGTATGTATAATTATGTATTCTCGCTTTAAAATCAGAGGGTAAAAGAGGATCTCAATGCAAGCGAATCTCGCCTCTAGATAACATCTCCGGAGAAGCTAGCGTTCGGTAGGGAACTACAATGAGCTGAAGCATGTGCATTAACTTACATTTTTGGCCTGGCCAACCTTTTACGCAAAACTAAATATCAATCCTACTAGTGAATTGTTCTGCCTATTTTCAAGCAAGTGACATCGTGTATTTCATTGAGTGTAACTCTGCCCTATCAGCTACCATGCCAGGCGAAGCAACAGAAACGGTCCCAGTCACCGAGCAGGAGATGCAGCAGCCTCAAGTTGAGACTGGTTCGTATACAATTTTACAATACGCATGATTCAATTACAACAGTTTTCACTGGGATCCTGGTGTACTTCGATTAAATTGGCCTTACGCTCTACATATGTTTAATCATGTTCACAATCGGAATAGTGTAAAGATTTAAGTGACTTGGCCAAGCAGGCGGGGGGCTGGTTTAACAGGTGATCAGTCTTTAGAATGTCACTAGACCTCCCTCAGTAACGCATGGCTGTATCTACCAACATATGTTGCTTGGATGGATATTCTTAACTCAGACCACCCAGGTCAGGTCTGGACTAGACCATtctacaattatttatttaagatTTAAAGTTTTTGGATGTTAATTTTGTGCATCTAACTACATATGGTTACATACATATCACTTGGAAATCATAAACACAATAGTTAACCAGGATCCCATCTTTGTTTACACACTTGGTGATGTGTGGTGGTTTTGTTCTGACAGCTAGGTTTGCTACATAATGCATGCACGTTTTTGGATTTTAGGGACTAATATGGCATGGTTTGTATTTAACTGGTTTATAACCTATATTATGGGCGTTTAACTATTGTATTTGTCACGATATTAATACTCTTATATTAACAGTGTTTTATGTGAGCTTGTCAACATAACtttcaattaaaataaaaaaaagaatttaaGTCATTAAGGCACTGAATGGTAATTGGAGGTTGCTACATGTCCAGTCAATGAAGAATTTTAATTATGGGTGGGATATATTTAGCTGGTAATGGCagaaattatgtttttatttttataagtcATAATCAAATGGTTCTAGCATTAAAAATAATTCTCAAACTTTTTTCTAATGATAAATTGTCAATAAAACAGTTTAACGTTTAAATTCATTGCTATAATTATACCTCCTAATTCAATACATTGCCTTTTTCAACGGATGTCAATGTTTTGACATTTCTAGGGGAATTCTTTTTTGCTTTTTGATTAGTTCCAATGCGTGTGTTAACAACTTGAAACCGGGCCACAAAGACATCTTGAATCCACTTCATTTGTACACTGCATGGGTTTTGGGACCACACTTGCGTCTACACCCCACTTTTAATACACGGTGAGAAACTGGTTATGCATTCTTCAGCATCCTCACATCCACGATAAGTTGAGCACAATCCCAATGTGTTTGTAAATAACATGTTTGAATGTGCAAGCAAAATGGCTCCTCACACTACTGTGACCGCCCTGTCCCGGGCatcctcctgttcctccctcctctatatCAGCGGCAGTGGAGTTCAATACCTCTGCTCTCCCTGAGAAGGCCGTTCCTGTAGGAAACGAGGCACCCCAGCTGCAGAGTTCTGTGCCTTTAGAAGCTTCTGTTCCTAAAAAGATGTCTGAGGATGTTTCTGAGGCCTTTGATCAGTTTAACGGTGCTGACGCAGTCGAAGTGGCCAAAGATCAGGTTGTAGTGCCTGCTGTTGAGGTAGCCCCTGTTGTACAGCAAGAGACGCCTGCCAACCCTTCAGAGGCTGCTGCTGAACTGCCACCGACTGATGACCCTGTCCCCCTGGCTGAAGCTTCCCCTTCTGCttcaggagaagaagaaaaaggagcCATTACTGATGAGATAGTTGACACTCAGGAGACCGCTACAGTGGTAGGCAGTGAGGAGACCGCTACAGTGGTAGGCAGTGAGGAGACCGCTACAGTGGTAGGCAGTGAGGTGACCGCTACAGTGGTAGGCAGTGAGGAGACCGCTACAGTGGTAGGCAGTGAGGAGACCGCTACAGTGGTAGGCAGTGAGGAGACAGCTGTAGCAAGTCAGGAGACAGCTGTAGCTGTCACAACTGAGAGTGAAGCTCTAGAGTTTACTGATGAAATTCTGGCTGAAGTGAAGTGTGCAGCTGAAGTGGTTCCAGTGGATGCTAAACTGTCACCTTCCAAAGACCCAGTTGTAGACAGTGAAGCTGGGAACTCTAGTGTTGCTATCAAATCTACCGATGTGGAAGTTGACAGCCGGAAAACTGCTACACAGGACCCCGGAGTAGTGTTCGGTGCTAAGAATGTAGATCTAGCCTCTCAAAAGGAGAACCCAGTTGAGAGAGAACCCTTTGCAGTCAACAATAAGGGCATCCAGTCGAAGCAGTCTAATAATGCAGGCGCATCCCATTCCACCCGACAACTGTCAGGTGGGTTAACATGCATAATATTCTTATCCACACACCTTAACCCTTAAAATCCTATGGAAAAGGCAATATGCTTGGGTTCAAATCTGGTTGAGATTTTAAAAGGGTTGTAAAAGGTTGGTTGTCATTTGGTTGCAGATAAAAGCCTCTTGGTGAAATATTAATTGAAGCAGGCCAGtccaacaaaataataaaaaattgaacTTGAATGAAGCCACTTAGACTAAAATAAATGACATCAGCAGTTGCTCTGAACTAAAGTTATAAAAGAAATATAATTTTAAGAAACTCTAATTGCATGTCCGTTAAGCCATGTCCTGTAGTTTGCTATGCAGTGACACTAAAGTGTATACACACAGTAGGGCTTGGTTTGTTGGTTGATCAGTGCATCTTCATCTTGAGTGTGTACTGGAGCATTGCGTGAACAGGGTGTGCATTTTGATTGAGTGTGACCGTGTGAAGGGATTATGCCTTGCCCTTTGATTATACAACCCGCATGATAGCATTTACCCCCCAAATCACTTTTCAAGAATAAATTTGTTCTATCTAGCAACACCTCCTGCCCAAGCTGCCACCCAGAAACCCAAGGCTGCTGGTGGCAATGTTAAGGCCAAAGGCAAAGATGCCAAGAGTGGGTCGAGTGCCACTGCCCCAAAGGCTGTCCCTGGCAGAAGAAAACGATCCTCAATGTCTGCCTCTTCTGCATCTCCTACTTCCCCAAAGAATACACCTTCCTCAACCCCACGCTCCCCCGTAGCATCTCCTCTAGCCTCTTCTATTGATTCATCTAAAACCCCAAAGGTTGTTAAGGCTGGTAAACAAGGAAAACCTAAAAAAGGGGAAGCCTTTGGGTCGCCTTCAGTCCCTGCACCTGTGGAATCTAAGGCAGCTCCTGCAGAGATGAAGCCAGTAGACCCTAAGCCAGACTCGGTTGAAGTGAAGGCTAAACCTACTCTTGCTCATCCTCAAACGGCCTCACCAAGCCTCACCAAGCCTGCTTCCGCCCCTGTTGCCTTTAAGGTGACCTCAAAGCCTGCAGCATCAGCCCCAGTTTCATTTTCAGATACTCTTGAGTCCGGCACCTCCAAAGCACTAGTTGAAAATAAAACCGCCCTACCTCAAGCAGCCCCGGTTACTCCAGTAACTGATGAGGATCTCCCACCCCTCATCCCACCAGAAAAGCCAGTCAGTATGCCAGCTCTTCCTCTAGAAACCGTGAAACCAACACCCAAGGCGGAGGCTGTGACACCTTTACCCAAGGCAGAAGCTGCCAAGCCAGCACCCAAGTTGGAGGCACCCATAGTAAAGGCTACCATGGTGGAGGCCCCCAAGGTAGAGGCTGCCATTCCGGCACTCAAGGTAGAGGCTGCTAAGGTAGAGGCTGCTAAGGTGGAGGCTGCCAAGGTGGAGGCTGCCAAGGTGGAGGCTGCCAAGGTGGAGGCTGCCATGGTGGAGGCTGCCAAGGTGGAGGCTGCCAAGGTGGAGGCTGCCAAGGCTGAGGCTGCCAAGGCTGAGGCTGCCAAGGCGGAGGCTGCCAAGGCGGAGGCTGCCAAGGCGGAGGCTGCCAAGGCGGAGGCTGCCAAGGCGGAGGCTGCCAAGGCGGAGGCTGCCAAGGCGGAGGCTGCCAAGGCGGAGGCTGCCAAGGCGGAGGCTGCCAAGGCGGAGGCTGCCAAGGTGGAGGCTGCCAAGGTGGAGGCTGCCAAGGTAGAGGCTGCCAAGGTGGAGGCTGCCAAGGTGGAGGCTGCCAAGGTGGAGGCTGCCAAGGTGGAGGCTGCCAAGGTGGAGGCAGCCAAGGTGGAGGCAGCCAAGGTAGAGGCAGCCAAGGTAGAGGCAGCCAAGGTAGAGGCAGCCAAGGTAGAGGCCGCCAAGGTGGAGGCCGCCAAGGTGGAGGCCGCCAAGGTGGAGGACGCCAAGGTGGAGGCTGCCAAGGTAGAGGCTAGAAAGGTGGAGGTACCTGAGGTAGAGGCTGCCAAGGTGGCGGATGTCAAGCCAGCTCCAAAGGTAGAGGCACCCAAGGTGGAGGATGCCAAGCCAGCTCCAAAGGTAGAGGCACCCAAGGTGGAGGATGCCAAGCCAGCTCCAAAGGTAGAGGCTGCCAAGGTGGAGGATGCCAAGCCAGCGCCCAAGGTAGAGGCTCCCAAGGTGGAGGATGCCAAGCCAGCGCCCAAGGTAGAGGCTCCCAAGGTGGAGGATGCCAAGCCAGCGCCCAAGGTAGAGGCTCCCAAGGTGGAGGATAACAAGCCAGCGCCCAAGGTAGAGGCTCCCAAGGTGGAGGCACCCAAGGAGAAGAGTCCCATGCCCCGTAAACTTACGTTTGCTGAGGCTGTTGCAAAACCTGTTGTTAAACCTGAAATTGAGATTATCAGTCAACCCCCTTGTGAATCTGAATCAACCCCAAAATCTGCCCCTTCAACTGCTAAAACCTCAGCCAAGGCGGTGCCTGTGATGAAGAACGACAAGGGTATTTCTGCTTCATCCTGTCCGTCCAATTTATTTGTGGTTGCCTTTTGTAATGGTACAATCTTGATTAGTGGTGGATATATACAAAtgtatcttaaaaacaaaaatatttgcTCTTGCATTTACCACTGGCCTGTTTCAAAGATAACCTTGTTAGGACCAAACACCTTTTGCaattttataattatatataaaaggAACATTCACTGTTCCGCAGTGAAGGTCGCTCCTGTATGGGCAGGTATGGTTCTGTTTTAAGGGTCCTTGTTTGTCCTATTTCGTGCCAGAAAAAGGTGATGTCAGGGTGGTTGGGGATATAACATGACCACTCATGTAAAAGTGCctacatttaaacaaaaaataagaatatgtGATTACATATCACATCTCTTAATCCCATTATTTTAATAGTAATTGTTAGGACAATCATGCAATTGGGATAATGTGAATCCTTTTTCTTTATTAAAGCAAGTTTATTAATTGATGTATATGTGGTGTTATAGGATCTGGCACAGAGTCCGACAGTGATGAGTCGGTACCTGACTTGGAGGAACAGGACtctgcacagacacagacgcagcaGGCCCAGGTAAGAGCCGTGTTCAATTCATCACAATTACCGAATAAATTAGTTTGTGATTGACTCTTCTGTGATGAATGACACAGTGACTTTCGTTCTTCTGAGTTTACTGAAGCCAACCTCTGTTCTTAGAAGAGAAACGTAGATTAATGTAATTTGTTAATTCAATTGAAAAAAGGTCCTTCATAGACTGATTGAATGTCTTCCAACAGCTTGCAGCTGCTGCCGAAATTGACGAAGAACCAGTCAGCAAAGCCAAACAGAGCCGCAGTGAAAAGAAAGCACGAAAGGTAGGCTAACTTTTGTGTGGCTCCTCAGTTATTCTTTTAAGACCGTTTCTATGACACTTGTCTATCCTGTATGTTTGAATGAATTTATAACAAATGTTGTTTCTGCAGGCAATGTCAAAGCTTGGTCTGAGGCAGGTAACTGGTGTCACCAGAGTGACCATTCGCAAGTCCAAGAACATCTTGTTTGTCATTACCAAACCAGACGTTTACAAGAGTCCTGCATCAGACACCTACATCGTCTTCGGTGAAGCTAAGGTATTTAACCATCAGTCTCTATTCTTGTGTAACCATTCCTTTTGTAAACAATATTATAGTGCCCTATGAATCAGTGTGGATAAACGTGAAGCCAATATTTTATTGCTGAAGGATGAGATATTGATATTCGTGTTCCTCTTCAATAGATTGAGGATCTCTCTCAACAAGCTCAGCTGGCCGCTGCTGAAAAGTTCAAGGTACAGGGAGAAGCTGTTTCAAACATCCAGGAGAACACACAGACGCCAACAGTACAGGAGGAgagtgaagaggaagaggtaaaAATATTGTCAAAAGACAATGATTTGGATGCTAGAGTATGGCATATTACCTGTTTACTAAACTATGTATTTTGTTAAGGTTGACGAGACTGGCGTGGAGGTCAAGGACATTGAACTTGTCATGTCGCAAGCCAACGTCTCTCGGGCTAAGGCTGTACGGGccctgaaaaacaacaacaacgacattgTCAATGCTATTATGGTATGATATCCAAACACTTCAAATGTTGTATTCAGAGTTCCCTTTGTATGATGATTGATACAGTGACTTTCGTTCTTCTGAGTTTACTGAAGCCATATTCTGTTCTGAAAAATGGAACAATTCTCTTTGCTTGGCTATTAAATATTTTTGCACTTATCCTAACACATCTTTTTGTCTTTGCAGGAGTTGACAATGTAATCGGAACGCTCGGGGCAAAGTGGTCAATAAAGGTTGCTGATTTACTCTACACTTGTTTGTACAATTTATACCCAAGATGGAAATAAAGTTGTGGCTTGATAAAATGAAACTGCTGTCTGTGgtcttgataaaaaaaaaaaacagggaacATTTGAAATGCTTGTGATTAAGAAGGATCTTAATAATTTTGCTGATATTACATTATTTACACAATAAATGAATTGAATAACTAACTAATGGCATACAGAGGGATATTTGGGATGAGATCCAATTTCTAAATAACATATGAATACAGTATTTGAAACCAGATATAAAATGTAGTTATTTGTATTAAGATTAGACAGTAATCTCAAAGCTGATATTGAGTCTGGTAGTTCACTAGGATATACATACAGGCAAATCAATTTACTTGGATATAAATATACCGGTTTCACGCCTGAAGTGGTAACTACGCTTAAAAGGCGGCTTGGAAATAAAGCCATGTGCTTCCTACATTTGACCAGCAGCTGTCGGTGAAGGCTCTAGTCGAGAGTCGTACTTGAGGATAGGTTATTCTAGAAACCTCTGGTACCCGGAAGCTGCGTCAGTATCGTCATTCTCGTCAGGCGATAGGCTACAGATTTCGGAGTCCAGTCATTGGAGCCGTTGCCGTGTGAacacattgttaattttgctttTATAGCATTGCTGTCAAAATAATACCAGCTACTCCGTGAAGACTATCGACGCTAGGACAACATGTAAGTTTTGCACATGTAACCAGTATATGCCCACAGACTGGCCGTTTGCGGCGGCCATGTAGTAGAAGTAGGATCCAGCTAACATCCATTCAACAACATGCTCTGTCGAAGGCGGGATGTTTGGCCTTACTCCGAGTTGTAACAAGCGCTAGACTCGGGTTTTGGCTTTAGCCGTCGCTACAGTGCACACAAGGGCTTCATCACTAACTTTTATAGAAATAATGTTTGGCTTTATGTGCTATTCGAGATGTCTTGTCCAAATGGCACGAGTCATGTGCACCGCATGGCTTAAACGCTAGCTAAGTGGCGCTAACGTAGTGCTGCTAGCGTCGTTAGCCTTGGATAGCTTTGGGTTAAGCTTCTTTCATTCGAAATTATATTGCAATATTTTaagattcctttttttttttaaatgctcaCTGCTATTTGTGTGCTCAAATAATTTGCGTTTGCAGATAATACGATCAAGTGGATTCATTGGCTTACACGGTCCACGATGTAATGATTCAGTATAAATTAGATTAGTTGGTCAGTATTAGTCTACGTTTCGCTGTACTGCTTTACTGTTCATTCCTTAGATTTGAACGTCATGTAATTGCTCTTTTTGGTGGTCATTATTTGACAAGTGTGTTTCGTGACTAGATCTTAAGCTATTCTATGTGCACTAGGCCTGTGTGCGGTCTGTGATCATGCCACAAGGCTGAACAATTGGCACAATGATGTGAGGTCTTACAATTCATTTTATCTCATGAAATATTAGAAAATATTAACTAATTTGTAAGGGTAATTAATTTGGTTATATTTTGACTCTTTTACATCGAGTCATGACATTCGATCACTCTGGTAACTAGATGCTCAATGGCAACCTGATACATATGCCTTTTGATGCTAATCAGTTATATGGAGACTAGCCCTAATACATGTTGCAGTTGGGTTTACAAGTATCATTCATCTTTTAGTTACTTCTAAATTTGACCTTTTCCTATATGCTGATTATTCCAGTATTATTCCCTCATCAAAGCTTGTAACTGGTATAAATGTATAGATATTATGTATACAGCATTGTATATCCAAGTTACCTCTTTTGAAGGCTGATTTGAGTGATTCTCTTTTTAAAGGATTCCAGCATCTGCAAAGTGGTACGACAGACGGGATGCTGTTTACATAGAGTTCTGCGTGGCAGACAGCAAGGATGTCAAGGTCAACTTTGATAAAACAAAGTTTGGATTTACGTGAGTTCTAATACAATGAAAAATTGAGCTttctacattttatttgtttgaacGGACATAATGTatgccttttttcttttcttattttcAGTTGTATCGGAGGAACTGACAATGTCAAACATGAAAATGAAGTTGACCTCTTCGAAGCCATTGATCAAAGTGTAAGTTATTACGTTCGGTTCACTCTAAGACTAAGGGAATGAATACTGTCCAATAATTATTTTTTCTGCCTAACAAACCATTAAACCCAGTCCATTACACTTCCTATTCATATTCAACACATACAGAAACCTATCCCTATCCAATTTCCGaacatgtataaaaaaaatctgcCATTCATAATTGTGGTTGACTCTTCTGTGATGATTGACACAGTGACTTTCGTTCTTCTGAGTTTACTGAAGCCAACCTCTGTTCTGAGAAGAGCAACatataaagtttttttttttttctttgcaagAAATGAGCTGGTGGGCTCGGGCTGTTGCTGTCATTTTGTAAAAGTAGATCATTGTACATTtcaaatataattatatatttcttCTGCCTGTAACAGGAATCCAAACAGAAACGCACAGACCGCTCAGTGTTGTGCTGTTTACGGAAAGCGGAGCCAGGGAAGGCATGGCCCAGGCTAACAAAAGAGAAAGCTAAGGTCAGCACTACATCATTCGTACTTGATTTCCCCTCCCAATTCTACTGGTAACATGCTAAAATAAAcctcaatgtttttttcaacagcTCACTTGGCTCAGCGTTGATTTCAACAACTGGAAAGACTGGGAGGATGACTCCGATGAGGAGATGGGCAACTTTGACCAATTCTCAGATGTAAGCTAAGAAATCTCATTTCAAAGATATCATGTAGTACAAGTATATGATATCCAATGAAAGCGTACTTCCTTAAGGTTCTAGGGGACAGTCTTTTGGAACTAGGAAACCCAGATAGGGAGATGTCTACAAATTGCAGACAAAACTTTTTGCCTTAACATTATTGCAGGAAAGAAAATGGGTATGCTTGCATGCTATTCGTTATGTTATGCCATTGTATGATGCCGTGTAATTAAATAAGTCTGCAGCAGAGCCCTAATGGATTCAGTAATGATTCTAAAACCTTGGCTGCTGGAGGGGGCCACGGCAATGTTTCCCCATTGGCCAGTCATTCATTAATATTTTGGTTTTCTTTGCGGCTGTTAACATCTTGTGCACCAGCTTTTCTTAAACAATTCTTTTTCTGCCAAAAAAAACCATTAAACCCAGTCAATTACACTTTCTATTCATATTCAACGCATGCAGAATCCTAGCCATGTCCTTCAAAtttctgaatatatatatatatataaaattgtTGACTCTTCTGTGATGATTGACACAGTGACTTTCGTTCTTCTGAGTTTACTGAAGCCAACCTCTGTTCTGAGAAGAGCAACAAATgaatgtcattttttttgtttaaaaagcATGAAATTAGTTGGTTGGCTACTTTtcaaataaaaccttttttttcaaaaaacaacTGTTAAACTAACTACACAACTGCTCAAGTCGTCTACATTATCCAGAACCGTCGATTTGttactttattttctttctttcagatGATGAACAACATGGGAGGTGAGGATGACCTACCTGATCTAGATGGAGCAGCAGAAG encodes:
- the naca gene encoding nascent polypeptide-associated complex subunit alpha isoform X7, whose amino-acid sequence is MPGEATETVPVTEQEMQQPQVETATPPAQAATQKPKAAGGNVKAKGKDAKSGSSATAPKAVPGRRKRSSMSASSASPTSPKNTPSSTPRSPVASPLASSIDSSKTPKVVKAGKQGKPKKGEAFGSPSVPAPVESKAAPAEMKPVDPKPDSVEVKAKPTLAHPQTASPSLTKPASAPVAFKVTSKPAASAPVSFSDTLESGTSKALVENKTALPQAAPVTPVTDEDLPPLIPPEKPVSMPALPLETVKPTPKAEAVTPLPKAEAAKPAPKLEAPIVKATMVEAPKVEAAIPALKVEAAKVEAAKVEAAKVEAAKVEAAKVEAAMVEAAKVEAAKVEAAKAEAAKAEAAKAEAAKAEAAKAEAAKAEAAKAEAAKAEAAKAEAAKAEAAKAEAAKAEAAKVEAAKVEAAKVEAAKVEAAKVEAAKVEAAKVEAAKVEAAKVEAAKVEDAKVEAAKVEARKVEVPEVEAAKVADVKPAPKVEAPKVEDAKPAPKVEAPKVEDAKPAPKVEAAKVEDAKPAPKVEAPKVEDAKPAPKVEAPKVEDAKPAPKVEAPKVEDNKPAPKVEAPKVEAPKEKSPMPRKLTFAEAVAKPVVKPEIEIISQPPCESESTPKSAPSTAKTSAKAVPVMKNDKGSGTESDSDESVPDLEEQDSAQTQTQQAQLAAAAEIDEEPVSKAKQSRSEKKARKAMSKLGLRQVTGVTRVTIRKSKNILFVITKPDVYKSPASDTYIVFGEAKIEDLSQQAQLAAAEKFKVQGEAVSNIQENTQTPTVQEESEEEEVDETGVEVKDIELVMSQANVSRAKAVRALKNNNNDIVNAIMELTM
- the naca gene encoding nascent polypeptide-associated complex subunit alpha isoform X8 gives rise to the protein MPGEATETVPVTEQEMQQPQVETATPPAQAATQKPKAAGGNVKAKGKDAKSGSSATAPKAVPGRRKRSSMSASSASPTSPKNTPSSTPRSPVASPLASSIDSSKTPKVVKAGKQGKPKKGEAFGSPSVPAPVESKAAPAEMKPVDPKPDSVEVKAKPTLAHPQTASPSLTKPASAPVAFKVTSKPAASAPVSFSDTLESGTSKALVENKTALPQAAPVTPVTDEDLPPLIPPEKPVSMPALPLETVKPTPKAEAVTPLPKAEAAKPAPKLEAPIVKATMVEAPKVEAAIPALKVEAAKVEAAKVEAAKVEAAKVEAAKVEAAMVEAAKVEAAKVEAAKAEAAKAEAAKAEAAKAEAAKAEAAKAEAAKAEAAKAEAAKAEAAKAEAAKAEAAKAEAAKVEAAKVEAAKVEAAKVEAAKVEAAKVEAAKVEDAKVEAAKVEARKVEVPEVEAAKVADVKPAPKVEAPKVEDAKPAPKVEAPKVEDAKPAPKVEAAKVEDAKPAPKVEAPKVEDAKPAPKVEAPKVEDAKPAPKVEAPKVEDNKPAPKVEAPKVEAPKEKSPMPRKLTFAEAVAKPVVKPEIEIISQPPCESESTPKSAPSTAKTSAKAVPVMKNDKGSGTESDSDESVPDLEEQDSAQTQTQQAQLAAAAEIDEEPVSKAKQSRSEKKARKAMSKLGLRQVTGVTRVTIRKSKNILFVITKPDVYKSPASDTYIVFGEAKIEDLSQQAQLAAAEKFKVQGEAVSNIQENTQTPTVQEESEEEEVDETGVEVKDIELVMSQANVSRAKAVRALKNNNNDIVNAIMELTM